AACATCTCCAGAAACCACAACCAAATATGGAGAAACAACAAtatcagaaaccacaacagcaaAGATTGCGACAACAAAACCACCTAAAGAAATCACCACTGGCCCAGTAACAATCTCTACCACAGCTGTTGTTGAAACTACCACCTCCGTGCCAGGTGTCACAACAACAAGCCCTGAAACAACAGTCGTAACATCAAAACCTTCTGTTGTTACCACAACTATTACAGTACCCTCAACAACATCTCCAGAAACCACAACCAAATATGTCGAAACAACAAtatcagaaaccacaacagcaaAGATTGCGACAACAAAACCACCTAAAGAAATCACCACTGGCCCAGTAACAATCTCTACCACAGCTGTTGTTGAAACTACCACCTCCGTGCCAGGTGTCACAACAACAAGCCCTGAAACAACAGTCGTAACATCAAAACCTTCTGTTGTTACCACAACTATTACAGTACCCTCAACAACATCTCCAGAAACCACAACCAAATATGCAGAAACAACAAcatcagaaaccacaacagcaaAGATTGCGACAACAAAACCACCTAAAGAAATCACCACTGGCCCAATAACAATCTCTACCACAGCTGTTGTTGAAACCACCACCTCCGTGCCAGGTGTCACAACAACAAGCCCTGAAACAACAGTCGTAACATCAAAACCTTCTGTTGTTACCACAACTATTACAGTACCCTCAACAACATCTCCAGAAACCACAACCAAATATGTAGAAACAACAAtatcagaaaccacaacagcaaAGATTGCGACAACAAAACCACCTAAAGAATTCACCACTGGCCCAGTAACAATCTCTACCACAGCTGTTGTTGAAACCACCACCTCCGTGCCAGGTGTCACAACAACAAGCCCTGAAACAACAGTCGTAACATCAAAACCTTCTGTTGTTACCACAACTATTACAGTACCCTCAACAACATCTCCAGAAACCACAACCAAATATGTCGAAACAACAAcatcagaaaccacaacagcaaAGATTGCGACAACAAAACCACCTAAAGAAATCACCACTGGCCCAGTAACAATCTCTACCACAGCTGTTGTTGAAACTACCACCTCCGTGCCAGGTGTCACAACAACAAGCCCTGAAACAACAGTCGTAACATCAAAACCTTCTGTTGTTACCACAACTATTACAGTACCCTCAACAACATCTCCAGAAACCACAACCAAATATGTCGAAACAACAAcatcagaaaccacaacagcaaAGATTGCGACAACAAAACCACCTAAAGAAATCACCACTGGCCCAGTAACAATCTCTACCACAGCTGTTGTTGAAACTACCACCTCCGTGCCAGGTGTCACAAAAACAAGCCCTGAAACAACAGTCGTAACATCAAAACCTTCTGTTGTTACCACAACTATTACAGTACC
This sequence is a window from Perca flavescens isolate YP-PL-M2 chromosome 1, PFLA_1.0, whole genome shotgun sequence. Protein-coding genes within it:
- the LOC114554993 gene encoding 50 kDa gamma-zein-like, with translation MEKQQYQKPQQQRLRQQNHLKKSQLYPQQHLQKPQPNMQKQQHQKPQQQRLRQQNHLKKSPLAQ